In Fibrobacter sp., a single window of DNA contains:
- a CDS encoding methyltransferase domain-containing protein — MDKKTFDEFRRVVYEKSGITLHEGKEALVAARTGKRMRALGIENHRQYLDYILHDRTGSEVIQLLDVISTNVTHFFRESTHFNFLGQQLGILISSGQNKIRIWCAASSSGEEPYSIAMTFLENCNGFRGDMRILATDISTKVLTTAIRGFYSKEKTKDIPPLLKDRYFEPAKVDNTDGYLVRKSVRDMITFSRLNLSAPPFPMHGPFDFIFCRNVMIYFDNEVRRKLIVEIHRLLKPGGFLIVGHAESLTGFQTQLKSVKPSVYIKEK; from the coding sequence ATGGACAAAAAAACATTCGATGAATTCCGGCGCGTAGTCTATGAGAAAAGCGGCATTACCCTGCATGAGGGCAAGGAGGCTCTTGTTGCTGCAAGAACAGGTAAGCGCATGCGTGCACTTGGAATAGAAAATCACAGACAATACCTTGATTATATACTTCATGACCGGACCGGATCTGAAGTGATTCAACTGCTGGATGTGATTTCTACCAATGTAACCCATTTTTTCAGGGAATCTACGCATTTCAATTTTCTGGGACAGCAGCTTGGAATTCTTATATCATCTGGGCAGAACAAAATCAGAATCTGGTGTGCAGCAAGTTCAAGCGGTGAAGAGCCATACAGCATTGCAATGACATTCCTGGAAAACTGCAACGGGTTCAGAGGCGACATGCGCATACTTGCTACAGATATCTCTACAAAAGTGCTCACAACCGCCATAAGGGGTTTTTACTCCAAAGAAAAAACCAAAGATATTCCGCCACTTCTAAAGGACCGATATTTCGAGCCTGCCAAAGTGGATAATACAGATGGTTACCTGGTACGGAAAAGTGTCAGAGATATGATAACCTTTTCACGTCTGAATCTCTCTGCCCCGCCATTTCCCATGCACGGCCCGTTTGACTTTATCTTCTGCCGCAATGTCATGATCTACTTTGACAATGAAGTGCGAAGAAAGCTGATTGTGGAGATTCACAGACTTCTTAAACCGGGAGGATTCCTGATCGTGGGGCATGCAGAGAGTCTGACTGGTTTTCAAACACAATTAAAGAGTGTTAAACCTTCTGTTTATATCAAGGAGAAATAG